From Brochothrix thermosphacta DSM 20171 = FSL F6-1036, a single genomic window includes:
- a CDS encoding low molecular weight protein-tyrosine-phosphatase has translation MTQPNVLFVCLGNICRSTMAEAIFRNETIIRNLNYISDSAGTGDWHIGKEPHSGTREKLIENNISYADIYARQINVKDFDVYDYIIAMDSQNLKDIQALAPSNYIGELHTLLHFSPNTNLVDVPDPYYTGDFQETFNLITDAMPGLFNALQKNSK, from the coding sequence ATGACACAACCAAACGTGTTATTTGTTTGTCTAGGAAATATTTGCCGATCAACAATGGCTGAAGCGATTTTTCGAAATGAAACGATAATACGCAATTTGAATTATATTAGCGATTCTGCAGGAACTGGGGATTGGCATATAGGCAAAGAACCACATAGCGGTACACGCGAAAAACTGATTGAAAACAACATTAGTTATGCTGATATCTATGCCCGTCAAATAAATGTTAAAGACTTCGATGTTTACGATTACATCATTGCGATGGATTCACAGAACTTAAAAGATATACAAGCACTCGCACCTTCAAACTATATTGGTGAATTACACACGCTCTTACACTTCTCACCAAATACCAACTTAGTTGATGTGCCTGACCCTTATTATACGGGGGATTTTCAAGAAACGTTTAATTTAATTACAGATGCGATGCCTGGATTATTTAACGCTCTTCAAAAAAACAGTAAATAA
- a CDS encoding SMI1/KNR4 family protein → MSSYWTDSKNTNYSIPNDYLEFSQLNTDTLLDKNFLSTIEPTSYGFDFLETYRFLSIEKVTSTTGYEHEQTLAGTTFYFAIDGPRMIGFHYLEENVSPVILFADFETLNTMVLATSFTKFIAKMSQHLFTPEEAMLDWSHDKITFHLKYYNQEDFLTSLNALEDLPDKTFWTQQMARRFIEGTVEEQLAIANAVLEQVLYFKRKLPADWLNDWLSILALPHTKQLLTEITNEWRN, encoded by the coding sequence ATGAGTTCTTACTGGACTGATTCAAAAAATACAAACTATAGTATCCCTAATGATTATCTCGAATTTTCACAATTAAATACTGATACGCTATTGGATAAAAATTTTTTATCAACAATTGAACCTACATCTTATGGGTTTGATTTTTTAGAAACATACCGCTTTCTTTCTATTGAAAAGGTAACAAGTACTACTGGTTATGAACATGAGCAAACGTTAGCTGGGACAACTTTTTACTTTGCAATTGATGGTCCCCGTATGATTGGTTTTCATTATTTAGAAGAGAATGTCTCTCCCGTAATATTGTTTGCGGATTTTGAAACACTAAATACTATGGTTCTCGCAACATCCTTTACTAAATTTATTGCTAAAATGTCGCAGCATCTCTTTACTCCAGAGGAAGCTATGCTAGATTGGTCTCACGATAAAATAACTTTTCATCTAAAATATTATAACCAAGAAGATTTTTTGACTTCACTCAACGCGTTGGAAGATCTACCCGACAAAACATTTTGGACACAACAGATGGCTAGACGTTTTATCGAGGGTACTGTTGAGGAACAATTAGCCATAGCAAATGCAGTTTTGGAACAAGTGTTATATTTCAAACGAAAGCTACCTGCTGATTGGCTTAACGATTGGTTATCTATCTTAGCATTGCCTCACACAAAACAATTATTAACTGAAATTACAAATGAATGGAGGAATTGA
- a CDS encoding Rrf2 family transcriptional regulator, translating into MKISSRFSVAIHILSLLHLNKATGITSESLAASVNTNPVVIRRIIGQLKNAQLVANHRGSKGATLIRSLDDITLLDVYRAVDSVEENNLFQIHEHPNPACLVGANIEEALNESLITAQKKMENQLESETVANIVNRILKIDETKR; encoded by the coding sequence ATGAAAATTAGTAGCCGTTTTTCTGTCGCCATTCATATTTTAAGCCTGTTACACTTAAATAAAGCAACTGGTATTACTTCTGAATCTTTGGCAGCAAGTGTTAATACAAATCCCGTCGTCATCCGACGCATTATTGGCCAATTGAAAAATGCTCAACTCGTTGCAAATCATCGTGGTTCCAAAGGTGCCACTTTAATTCGTAGTCTAGATGATATTACATTACTTGATGTCTATCGTGCAGTTGACAGTGTAGAAGAAAACAATCTTTTTCAAATCCATGAACACCCTAATCCAGCTTGTTTAGTGGGTGCCAATATTGAAGAAGCATTAAATGAGTCTTTGATTACTGCACAAAAAAAAATGGAAAACCAACTTGAAAGTGAAACGGTTGCGAATATTGTTAATCGTATCTTAAAAATAGATGAAACGAAAAGGTGA
- a CDS encoding Dps family protein, which produces MKTVKATDTKQFLNHQVANYGLFYTKLHQLHWYVKGSHFFTLHVKFEELYDETTAILDEIAERLIAIGGAPYSTLKEFIDHSSIEEKPYTEPLTQDQMVETVIADLTTLRDELVEGIAISDEENDSVTNDLLISKKASIDTHIWFYTAFLGQDPVPAKK; this is translated from the coding sequence ATGAAAACAGTTAAAGCAACAGATACTAAACAATTCTTAAATCATCAAGTAGCAAATTACGGTTTGTTTTATACAAAACTTCACCAGTTACATTGGTATGTTAAAGGATCACATTTCTTTACATTACATGTTAAATTTGAAGAATTATACGATGAAACAACAGCTATTTTAGATGAAATTGCTGAGCGTTTAATTGCAATTGGTGGGGCTCCTTATTCAACTCTAAAAGAGTTTATTGATCACTCTAGTATTGAAGAGAAACCTTATACAGAACCATTGACACAAGATCAAATGGTCGAGACTGTGATTGCAGATTTAACAACCTTACGAGATGAACTTGTTGAAGGTATCGCAATCAGTGATGAAGAAAATGACTCAGTAACCAATGATTTATTGATTTCAAAAAAAGCATCAATCGATACACACATCTGGTTCTACACAGCATTTTTAGGTCAAGATCCAGTTCCTGCTAAAAAATAA
- a CDS encoding HesB/YadR/YfhF family protein, with protein sequence MKINVTDQAMVFFEAEFDTERTPNIRLFAKYGGDSNIHHGFSVGITAELPEDPIVTVKVGDLNFYVEETDYWYFDGYDWNIDYDKKTDLLDFGPIVS encoded by the coding sequence ATGAAAATTAATGTAACTGATCAAGCAATGGTATTCTTTGAAGCCGAATTTGATACTGAGCGAACTCCAAATATTCGCCTGTTTGCAAAATATGGTGGTGATAGTAATATTCACCATGGTTTTTCGGTAGGTATAACAGCCGAATTACCTGAAGATCCAATTGTTACAGTTAAAGTTGGAGACTTGAATTTTTATGTTGAAGAGACAGATTACTGGTATTTTGATGGTTATGATTGGAATATTGATTATGATAAGAAAACTGATTTACTCGATTTTGGTCCAATCGTGTCGTAA
- a CDS encoding AI-2E family transporter: protein MKELIEIMQKKSVRRLLIFALLIFILYTLRSMLNVMLLTFIFAFLVDRLETLVVKYTKLPRKLIVVLIYTSVVALFYATITHYLPVIVKQVTQLFNSTVGFFSQGTSNRFIAMAVDFMDKYNIKKYMDTGVDFLVSSLTSMSSITLNVFIALLLSFFFSLSKEHLVSFTKGFKHSAIGFIYDEVAYFGSRFVGTFGKVMEAQFIIAFFNTLATTLVLWLLNFPQLVSLALMIFVLSLIPVAGVVISLIPLSIIGYTIGGITDVIYMIITVIVIHAIEAYILNPKIMSSKTELPIFYTFIVLIFSEHFFGVWGLIIGIPVFMFLVDVIGAKPEPKEKKPIINNITKKIKRK from the coding sequence ATGAAAGAATTGATTGAAATTATGCAAAAAAAATCAGTGCGTCGATTATTGATTTTTGCATTGTTAATTTTCATCTTATATACACTACGAAGTATGTTAAATGTGATGTTACTGACATTTATTTTTGCTTTCTTAGTGGATCGTTTAGAAACATTGGTTGTGAAGTATACGAAGTTACCTCGTAAATTGATTGTGGTATTAATATACACTTCTGTGGTGGCGTTATTCTATGCAACCATTACACATTACTTACCAGTAATTGTTAAGCAAGTAACACAACTGTTTAACAGTACTGTTGGATTCTTTAGTCAAGGAACAAGCAATAGATTTATTGCAATGGCTGTCGACTTTATGGATAAATATAACATAAAGAAATATATGGATACAGGTGTTGACTTCCTTGTCTCTTCATTAACAAGTATGAGCAGTATTACTCTCAATGTATTTATTGCATTGTTATTGAGTTTCTTCTTCTCATTAAGTAAAGAACACTTAGTAAGTTTCACAAAAGGATTCAAACATAGTGCTATTGGTTTTATCTATGACGAAGTAGCATATTTTGGTTCTCGATTTGTCGGAACTTTTGGTAAAGTAATGGAAGCTCAGTTTATTATTGCGTTTTTCAATACATTAGCAACAACACTTGTTTTATGGTTATTAAACTTCCCTCAACTTGTTAGTCTTGCATTAATGATTTTTGTATTGAGTTTGATACCTGTCGCAGGTGTTGTCATTTCATTGATTCCATTAAGTATTATCGGTTATACAATTGGTGGAATTACAGATGTTATTTACATGATTATTACAGTTATTGTGATACATGCAATTGAGGCATATATTCTCAATCCGAAGATTATGTCTTCAAAAACAGAATTGCCGATTTTTTATACCTTTATTGTATTGATTTTCAGTGAGCACTTCTTTGGTGTTTGGGGATTAATTATAGGTATTCCGGTGTTTATGTTCTTAGTAGATGTTATTGGTGCTAAACCAGAGCCAAAAGAAAAAAAGCCGATTATAAATAATATTACCAAAAAAATAAAACGAAAATAA
- a CDS encoding alpha/beta hydrolase — protein MNKRNWLSYCLIPVITFAVMISILIALQPSYPKAQSTQIPTLFIHGFNGNERSFGGMINRFNSKYGWGTTSQTLRVDTDGTVTPIGTYDKTTKNPLINVIFVSNKENLKTQAGYIKNVMTYLHKEDDIKKINVVTHSMGGSSLTVYLALNHDNKERPTVNKLVYIGVPLSPTDYNKKINNEEKAQRKISQRMSETLPKSTAFLIVAGYVDKEKGGDGSVTLESALLAEDIFKHNPLQTQIVKGSSGTHSGLHENDSVDERIGKFLWSVPTK, from the coding sequence ATGAATAAACGAAATTGGCTTTCTTATTGTCTCATACCTGTAATTACTTTTGCCGTGATGATTTCAATATTGATTGCACTACAACCTTCTTATCCCAAAGCTCAGTCTACACAGATTCCTACACTCTTTATTCATGGATTTAATGGTAATGAACGTTCATTCGGCGGAATGATTAATCGTTTTAACTCAAAGTACGGTTGGGGAACCACTTCTCAAACACTTCGAGTTGACACTGATGGAACAGTGACTCCAATTGGAACCTATGATAAAACGACAAAAAATCCACTTATAAATGTAATTTTTGTTTCTAATAAGGAAAATTTAAAAACGCAAGCTGGTTACATAAAAAATGTCATGACTTATCTACATAAGGAAGATGACATAAAGAAAATAAACGTCGTCACACATTCAATGGGTGGAAGTTCTTTAACTGTCTACTTAGCTTTAAACCATGACAATAAAGAACGTCCGACTGTTAATAAACTAGTTTATATCGGCGTCCCTTTATCTCCGACTGATTATAATAAAAAGATTAACAACGAAGAAAAAGCACAGCGCAAAATTTCCCAACGTATGTCTGAAACTTTGCCAAAAAGTACTGCTTTTTTAATAGTTGCTGGTTATGTCGATAAAGAAAAAGGTGGAGATGGTTCGGTTACACTCGAAAGTGCGTTACTTGCTGAAGATATTTTCAAACACAACCCCTTACAAACACAAATTGTAAAAGGATCAAGCGGCACTCACTCTGGTTTACATGAAAATGATAGTGTTGATGAACGTATTGGCAAATTTTTGTGGTCTGTACCTACAAAATAA
- the proB gene encoding glutamate 5-kinase: MREIIKESQRIVVKVGTSTIMYSNGKINLRTIERLVRVLADLSNQGKEVILVSSGAIGVGSHKLQLKTPPVEMAEKQAIAAVGQSELMHIYSKLFGEYGHVVGQILLTRDVIDFPDSRKNVTNTFEMMLNKGIIPIVNENDTVSVNEIEHVTRFGDNDQLSAIVSEVTTADLLILLSDIDGLFDSDPNFNPNAKLISEVKEITPYIVNLAGGEGSRFGTGGMVTKIEAAKRVVNNQSRMLITNGADPYILYDLLEGKNIGTLFSNE, encoded by the coding sequence GTGCGTGAAATAATTAAAGAGAGCCAGCGTATTGTTGTGAAAGTGGGAACTTCAACAATAATGTATTCGAATGGCAAAATCAATCTTCGTACAATTGAGCGATTGGTAAGAGTACTGGCGGATTTATCAAATCAAGGTAAAGAAGTAATTTTAGTATCATCCGGTGCAATCGGTGTTGGCAGCCATAAATTACAATTAAAGACGCCACCTGTAGAAATGGCAGAAAAACAGGCAATTGCAGCTGTAGGACAATCAGAATTAATGCACATCTATAGCAAACTATTTGGTGAATATGGTCATGTAGTTGGTCAAATATTACTCACACGTGATGTTATTGATTTTCCTGATAGTCGAAAAAATGTTACAAATACATTTGAGATGATGTTAAATAAAGGGATTATCCCAATCGTTAATGAAAATGATACCGTAAGTGTTAATGAAATTGAGCATGTTACACGTTTTGGCGACAATGATCAATTATCTGCGATTGTAAGTGAAGTCACAACGGCTGATTTACTTATTCTGTTATCGGATATCGATGGGTTATTCGATAGTGACCCTAATTTTAATCCAAACGCTAAACTTATCAGTGAGGTAAAAGAAATCACACCTTATATTGTTAATTTAGCAGGTGGTGAAGGAAGTCGCTTTGGAACCGGTGGTATGGTAACTAAAATTGAAGCGGCAAAAAGAGTTGTGAACAATCAATCGAGAATGTTAATTACAAACGGAGCAGATCCTTATATACTCTATGATTTATTAGAGGGGAAAAATATAGGTACACTTTTTAGTAATGAATAG
- a CDS encoding glutamate-5-semialdehyde dehydrogenase has protein sequence MSDLIKQAEQAKKMAYQLAILSTPAKNNALKAIAIALREDVAYLLNENKKDLESAEANGVAKPMLARLLIDEAAVEAMAIGVEQVATLPDPVGERVQSWVNEAGLRISEERVPLGVIGIIYESRPNVTVDAAALCLKTGNATILRGGKEAIHSNRALVKVIQKALQPLQLEFAVQLVQDTSRETAKELMKLNGFIDVLIPRGSAGLIQTVVKEATVPVIETGTGNCHIYIDQSADLMQAIEIVSNAKVQRPSACNAVETVLVHEAIAAEILPRLVGTLEDQGVEIRGDETVQAIKETVKEATVSDYETEFLDLILAIKVVPSTTAAIAHIAQYSTKHSEAILTNSYRDSQVFTKEVDAAVVYVNASTRFTDGFEFGFGAEIGISTQKLHARGPMGLPQLTSIKYVVNGEGQLRR, from the coding sequence ATGAGTGATTTAATTAAACAAGCTGAACAAGCAAAAAAAATGGCCTACCAACTAGCAATTTTAAGTACACCTGCTAAAAATAATGCTTTGAAAGCAATAGCAATAGCACTTCGTGAAGACGTTGCTTATTTGTTAAATGAGAATAAAAAAGACTTGGAAAGTGCGGAAGCAAATGGTGTTGCAAAACCGATGTTAGCACGCTTACTTATCGATGAAGCAGCAGTTGAAGCAATGGCTATTGGTGTAGAGCAGGTTGCAACCTTACCAGACCCTGTGGGCGAACGTGTGCAATCTTGGGTCAATGAAGCAGGGCTGCGTATTTCAGAAGAACGTGTACCTTTAGGCGTAATCGGAATCATTTATGAGTCACGACCTAATGTTACGGTTGATGCGGCTGCTTTGTGTTTGAAAACAGGTAATGCAACGATTTTACGTGGTGGTAAAGAAGCGATACATTCAAATCGGGCGCTTGTTAAAGTCATTCAAAAAGCGTTACAACCATTACAACTTGAATTTGCAGTCCAGTTAGTGCAAGATACATCGCGGGAAACAGCAAAAGAATTGATGAAGTTAAATGGTTTTATAGATGTATTAATCCCACGTGGAAGTGCGGGTTTAATTCAAACAGTTGTAAAAGAAGCAACAGTTCCTGTAATCGAAACAGGAACAGGAAATTGCCATATTTATATCGATCAATCAGCTGATTTAATGCAAGCAATTGAAATTGTTAGCAATGCAAAAGTGCAACGACCGTCCGCTTGTAATGCCGTTGAAACGGTATTAGTACATGAAGCAATTGCCGCTGAAATATTACCTCGTTTGGTAGGCACTTTAGAGGATCAAGGTGTTGAAATTCGTGGGGATGAAACAGTACAAGCAATTAAAGAAACAGTAAAAGAAGCAACAGTTTCTGATTATGAGACAGAGTTTTTAGATCTAATTTTAGCAATTAAAGTAGTACCCTCAACAACAGCTGCAATTGCTCACATTGCTCAGTATAGTACAAAACACTCAGAAGCAATCCTGACTAATTCTTATCGTGATAGCCAAGTATTCACGAAGGAAGTGGATGCTGCTGTTGTCTATGTCAACGCGTCCACTCGTTTTACTGATGGATTTGAATTTGGATTTGGTGCTGAGATAGGAATTAGCACTCAAAAACTACATGCTCGTGGACCAATGGGGTTACCACAACTGACATCTATTAAGTATGTTGTGAATGGTGAGGGGCAATTGCGCCGTTAA
- a CDS encoding alpha/beta fold hydrolase: MKNFFKKALRISIKILIGLIALVVLFFATVFTVNYFALKSEAKKIEDYGQKVTIDGGHKMNVVTLGKGKDKPTIVLLPGYGTPSPGNDYDELGRLLDKNYQIVIVEPFGYGMSDVTETPRTTANMNKELHQVLQKLDIKDYTLMGHSIAGIYAIEYISRYGDEVNAFIGIDSSYPTQPMEDIPVESLQTLNKMGFNRLIASIMPDALMLPPRASQEVKDQVKYIGYRNMMNEDVGDEAKRFTQNFKSASKVSLPKDLPVFFIISSESDEADPTTWTAGHEGLIKGNPNGKIEILKGPHYLHHTQVKTIANDVTEFLDSHNIK; the protein is encoded by the coding sequence ATGAAAAATTTCTTTAAAAAGGCTTTACGTATTTCAATTAAAATTCTGATTGGCTTAATTGCCTTAGTTGTATTATTTTTTGCAACCGTCTTCACTGTTAACTACTTCGCTTTAAAGAGTGAAGCTAAGAAAATTGAAGATTATGGTCAAAAGGTCACTATTGATGGTGGTCATAAAATGAACGTTGTGACACTTGGTAAAGGGAAAGACAAGCCAACAATTGTTTTATTACCAGGATATGGCACACCTTCTCCAGGTAATGATTACGATGAGTTAGGTCGTTTATTGGATAAAAATTATCAAATCGTTATCGTTGAACCATTCGGTTACGGTATGAGTGATGTCACAGAAACACCACGTACAACAGCTAATATGAACAAAGAACTTCACCAAGTATTACAAAAATTGGATATTAAAGATTATACGTTAATGGGACATTCGATCGCTGGTATTTACGCAATAGAATATATTTCTCGTTATGGTGATGAAGTGAATGCTTTTATCGGTATCGATAGCAGCTACCCAACACAACCGATGGAAGATATTCCTGTTGAAAGCTTACAAACTCTTAACAAAATGGGCTTCAACCGTTTAATTGCATCAATTATGCCAGATGCCTTAATGTTACCTCCACGTGCAAGTCAAGAAGTTAAGGATCAAGTAAAATACATAGGTTACCGCAACATGATGAATGAGGACGTTGGTGACGAAGCGAAGCGTTTCACACAAAACTTTAAGTCAGCATCTAAAGTCTCGCTTCCAAAAGATTTACCTGTTTTCTTCATCATCTCATCTGAAAGTGATGAAGCCGATCCAACCACATGGACAGCGGGTCACGAAGGATTAATTAAAGGAAATCCAAATGGTAAAATTGAAATATTAAAAGGGCCTCACTACTTACATCACACTCAAGTTAAAACAATTGCTAATGATGTCACTGAGTTCCTAGATTCACACAACATCAAGTAG